The Edaphobacter sp. 12200R-103 genome contains a region encoding:
- a CDS encoding glycosyltransferase family 2 protein translates to MPDQFDSPLVLIVLLNWNSAEETLAAVQSLRATDYCNYRILIVDNASQDDSLLRLRPLVSGDLELMESSINAGYTGGCNQGMKRALELDARYVWLLNNDAVVTPQTLSSLVSLAESDVSIGLVTPRIASLDEDRLTFAGGIISIQDRLYNETHDPAVAREWSARYSGRDLVIGTAMLVRTDLIRSIGMLDTRFFAYFEDIDYSARSIQAGFRNVVDPNSVVRHLEKNRNTSPFEIRPHYWYYMARNESRFWRKHLGLMGSLRQSWYSFNGFLRHYNRLAELHESRDALLAGLWDGWLDRSGPYHPGVRMPSLPSFLVNLYSRRGSLQTQSGRSGESVRT, encoded by the coding sequence TTGCCGGACCAATTCGATTCTCCTCTCGTCCTGATCGTGCTATTGAACTGGAACAGCGCAGAAGAGACACTTGCGGCAGTACAGTCGCTGCGCGCCACGGATTACTGCAACTATCGCATCCTGATCGTCGACAATGCTTCGCAGGACGATTCGCTTCTGCGTCTGCGCCCGCTGGTATCCGGAGACCTGGAGCTGATGGAGTCGTCCATCAATGCCGGCTACACCGGAGGATGCAATCAGGGTATGAAGCGCGCCCTCGAGCTGGATGCTCGCTACGTCTGGCTTTTGAATAACGACGCTGTCGTCACTCCGCAGACGCTCTCGTCGCTGGTCTCCCTCGCGGAGAGCGATGTCTCTATCGGCCTCGTTACTCCGCGCATCGCATCCCTGGACGAAGACCGGCTGACCTTCGCCGGCGGCATCATCTCCATCCAGGATCGCCTGTACAACGAAACTCACGATCCCGCCGTTGCCCGCGAATGGAGCGCTCGCTACTCCGGCAGAGATCTTGTCATCGGCACGGCCATGCTGGTTCGAACCGACCTCATCCGCTCGATCGGTATGCTCGACACGCGGTTTTTTGCCTACTTTGAAGACATCGATTATTCTGCGCGCAGTATACAGGCCGGCTTCCGCAACGTGGTCGATCCCAACTCCGTCGTGCGCCATCTGGAGAAAAACCGCAACACCAGCCCCTTCGAGATCAGACCGCACTACTGGTACTACATGGCCCGTAACGAGAGCCGCTTCTGGCGAAAGCACCTGGGGCTGATGGGAAGCCTGCGGCAGAGCTGGTACAGCTTCAACGGTTTCCTTCGGCACTACAACCGCCTGGCAGAGCTGCACGAAAGCAGAGATGCCCTTCTTGCAGGCCTGTGGGATGGCTGGCTCGATCGCAGCGGTCCCTATCATCCAGGCGTCAGGATGCCTTCGCTTCCCTCATTTCTAGTGAATCTCTACAGCCGTCGCGGCTCCCTTCAGACACAGTCCGGCCGCAGTGGCGAATCTGTCCGTACCTAG
- a CDS encoding L-lactate permease encodes MFVEPAMKWAQSYDPAHQWLLSAAWAALPLCVLLVTMGVFRIKGHLAALAGLATAFLLAISIFHLPLKMGLLATAYGAAYGLFPIAWIVFPVLFLYQLTHRTGSFTLLQQSLIGVTQDSRLQLLLIAFAFGAFFEGSAGFGTPVAICATILIGIGFRPLQAAGLSLLANTAPVAFGGLGIPMVALHGITGLDTLLLSRVVARMIAPFCVLVPFWLIWAYAGWSAMLEIWPAILVAGGVYSLMLLLVATLHGPWLVDIFSSSFTIIALLVLLRYWKPKRSLSPTLQVVEPQTQTSVNRQDGFLKQAILPWAILSIFIVVWGLPKWSQWLDSFSSIHIVVTGLHQAVLRMPPAVPAPTAESAIFNFNWLSATGTGIFIAAIVAGFAMGTRPAVIVKTCAETFVSMRFTFVTIAALMALGFVTRYAGMDATLGLAFARTGHLYPFFGTLIGWIGTASTGSDTSSNVLFGSLQKLTAEQLGISAYLMAAANSAGGVMGKMIAPQSIVVATTATDQYGKEGALLRFVILHSLALACLAGLLVLLYTSVPAITQIVLR; translated from the coding sequence ATGTTTGTAGAACCTGCAATGAAGTGGGCTCAGAGCTACGACCCTGCTCATCAGTGGCTTCTTTCCGCAGCCTGGGCAGCCTTGCCGCTCTGCGTGTTGCTGGTAACCATGGGAGTGTTCCGCATCAAGGGGCACCTTGCTGCGCTGGCGGGACTTGCGACGGCGTTCCTGCTGGCAATCAGCATCTTTCATCTTCCTCTCAAGATGGGGCTGTTGGCGACTGCCTATGGGGCGGCCTATGGTCTGTTCCCCATCGCCTGGATCGTATTCCCCGTATTGTTTCTGTATCAACTTACGCATCGAACGGGCAGCTTTACGCTTCTGCAGCAGAGCCTGATCGGTGTGACGCAGGACAGCCGGCTGCAACTGCTGTTGATCGCCTTCGCTTTTGGGGCATTCTTCGAGGGATCGGCAGGGTTCGGAACCCCGGTGGCTATCTGCGCAACCATCCTGATCGGGATCGGCTTCCGCCCGCTGCAGGCTGCGGGACTGTCACTGCTTGCGAATACGGCGCCGGTCGCCTTCGGCGGGCTGGGAATCCCGATGGTGGCGCTGCATGGCATTACAGGACTGGATACGCTTCTGCTGTCGCGCGTGGTTGCCCGCATGATCGCGCCCTTCTGCGTTCTGGTCCCCTTCTGGCTGATCTGGGCCTATGCAGGGTGGTCGGCGATGCTGGAGATATGGCCCGCAATCCTGGTGGCCGGGGGAGTGTACAGCCTGATGCTGCTGCTGGTGGCCACCCTGCACGGCCCCTGGCTCGTCGATATCTTCTCCTCGAGCTTTACCATCATCGCCCTGCTGGTTCTGCTGCGGTACTGGAAGCCGAAGCGGTCGTTGAGCCCGACCTTGCAGGTAGTCGAACCGCAGACTCAGACCTCAGTGAATCGTCAGGACGGTTTCCTCAAGCAGGCCATCCTGCCCTGGGCCATTCTGTCGATTTTTATTGTTGTATGGGGGCTGCCCAAGTGGTCCCAGTGGCTGGATTCGTTCAGCAGCATTCACATCGTGGTCACAGGGCTGCACCAGGCAGTGCTGCGGATGCCTCCCGCGGTGCCAGCGCCGACTGCTGAATCTGCGATCTTCAACTTCAACTGGCTTTCGGCTACGGGAACGGGCATCTTTATCGCCGCCATCGTCGCGGGATTTGCGATGGGGACGCGCCCGGCAGTGATTGTCAAGACATGCGCGGAGACCTTCGTCTCCATGCGGTTCACCTTTGTTACCATCGCCGCACTAATGGCTCTGGGATTCGTCACCCGCTATGCCGGGATGGATGCCACGCTGGGACTGGCTTTTGCTCGCACGGGACATCTCTATCCGTTCTTCGGAACGCTCATCGGATGGATCGGAACGGCCTCCACAGGTTCCGATACCTCATCGAACGTGCTGTTCGGCAGCCTTCAGAAGTTAACGGCAGAGCAACTCGGGATATCAGCCTACCTCATGGCCGCGGCCAACTCAGCGGGCGGAGTGATGGGAAAGATGATCGCGCCGCAGAGTATTGTGGTTGCAACTACGGCTACGGACCAGTATGGGAAAGAGGGAGCGCTGCTGCGATTTGTCATTCTGCACAGCCTCGCGCTGGCCTGTCTGGCGGGACTGCTGGTGCTTCTCTACACGTCAGTGCCGGCGATCACACAGATCGTTCTGCGTTGA
- a CDS encoding ABC transporter ATP-binding protein, which translates to MAIVQLQNVSKAYDSKIAVNDLSFEIAAGSMFGLLGPNGSGKTSSIRMMIGMTMPDTGSVSLFGQPFDRKSVYRVGYLPEERGLYKKMKVIDQLIFLGQLHGLDVVTASKRAHGWCERMEITEAIPKKTEELSKGMQQKIQFIAALLHEPELIIMDEPFSGLDPVNAALLQDTLLDLNRQGRTVLFSTHRMDQVEKLCDTICLIHRGRKVLAGEMQEIKARYPKNRVEIVFEGDPGFLSNPAIESAKNYNGMAEIRLREDGDAQLLLADAVSKARITRFEVMEPTLEEIFIETVGDRVDA; encoded by the coding sequence ATGGCAATCGTTCAACTTCAGAATGTCTCGAAGGCATATGACTCAAAGATCGCGGTCAATGACCTCAGCTTCGAGATCGCGGCAGGGAGCATGTTTGGCCTTCTGGGGCCGAACGGGTCCGGCAAGACCTCATCGATCCGCATGATGATCGGCATGACCATGCCCGATACCGGATCAGTCTCCCTGTTCGGTCAGCCCTTCGACCGCAAGAGTGTCTATCGGGTCGGCTACCTGCCGGAGGAGCGTGGCCTTTACAAGAAGATGAAGGTGATCGACCAGCTGATCTTTCTGGGCCAGCTGCATGGTCTCGACGTCGTGACCGCCAGCAAGCGTGCCCACGGCTGGTGCGAGCGGATGGAGATCACCGAGGCCATCCCGAAGAAGACGGAAGAGCTGTCGAAGGGCATGCAGCAGAAGATCCAGTTTATTGCTGCTCTTCTGCATGAGCCGGAGCTCATCATCATGGACGAGCCCTTCAGCGGGCTTGACCCGGTCAATGCTGCCCTGCTGCAGGACACGCTGCTCGATCTGAACCGGCAGGGCCGCACGGTTTTGTTTTCGACGCATCGCATGGACCAGGTGGAGAAGCTCTGCGACACCATCTGCCTCATTCATCGCGGCAGGAAGGTCCTTGCGGGCGAGATGCAGGAGATCAAGGCGCGCTACCCGAAGAATCGCGTCGAGATAGTGTTTGAAGGGGACCCCGGCTTTCTGAGCAATCCTGCCATCGAAAGTGCGAAGAACTATAACGGCATGGCGGAGATCAGGCTGCGGGAAGACGGCGACGCCCAGCTGCTGCTGGCTGACGCAGTCTCGAAAGCTCGTATCACCCGGTTTGAGGTGATGGAGCCTACACTCGAAGAGATCTTTATCGAAACGGTAGGAGATCGCGTCGATGCGTAA
- the queA gene encoding tRNA preQ1(34) S-adenosylmethionine ribosyltransferase-isomerase QueA produces MRVSDFHFDLPEELIAQVPPAIRGSSRMLVLDRGQREYRDNFFRNLPEMLQPGDVLVLNDSRVIPARLYATRARSAATQTSSPSPSGRIEVLLTQQLAENEWTALVRPGRKVQPGERLLFAAAGESVPLLEAEVVAAAEFGERTLRFAPNPEFRAILDRIGHMPLPPYIHRDDTPEDRDRYQTVFSHESGSAAAPTAGLHFTPEILDQLRARGIQVETITLHVGLGTFQPVRAEQVEDIHLHSEHYTLPARTAEAINAALREKRRVLAAGTTTTRTLEHCAQIAAVDGFEPHGGLRLHAHSGETSIFIHPGYQFRVVSGLLTNFHLPESTLLMLVSAFAGREFVLNAYRHAVRERYRFFSYGDCMLLL; encoded by the coding sequence GTGCGTGTCTCTGACTTTCATTTCGATCTTCCGGAAGAGCTGATCGCGCAGGTTCCGCCTGCGATTCGCGGATCCAGCCGGATGCTTGTTCTGGACCGCGGGCAAAGAGAGTATCGCGACAATTTCTTCCGTAATCTGCCCGAGATGCTGCAGCCGGGCGACGTCCTTGTTCTGAACGACAGCCGTGTGATCCCGGCGCGCCTCTACGCAACCCGTGCTCGAAGCGCTGCCACGCAGACCAGTTCGCCCTCGCCAAGCGGCCGTATTGAGGTGTTGCTGACACAGCAACTTGCGGAGAATGAGTGGACCGCCCTGGTGCGCCCCGGACGCAAGGTTCAGCCGGGCGAGCGGCTTCTCTTTGCGGCTGCGGGAGAATCTGTTCCACTCCTCGAAGCAGAGGTCGTCGCGGCCGCCGAGTTTGGCGAACGCACCCTGCGGTTTGCGCCGAACCCGGAGTTTCGCGCGATCCTCGACCGCATCGGTCACATGCCGCTGCCGCCATATATCCATCGGGACGATACCCCGGAGGACCGGGACCGCTACCAGACCGTCTTCTCGCACGAATCCGGCTCAGCCGCTGCGCCGACGGCCGGCCTTCATTTCACCCCGGAGATTCTGGACCAACTCAGAGCGCGCGGCATTCAGGTCGAAACCATCACGCTGCACGTGGGGCTGGGGACCTTTCAGCCGGTTCGCGCCGAGCAGGTGGAAGACATCCACCTGCACTCGGAGCACTACACGTTGCCTGCCAGAACGGCGGAGGCGATCAATGCGGCTCTGAGGGAAAAGCGGCGCGTCCTTGCTGCAGGCACGACGACCACTCGCACACTCGAACACTGCGCCCAGATCGCCGCTGTCGACGGTTTCGAGCCTCACGGCGGACTTCGGCTGCATGCTCACTCCGGCGAGACCAGTATCTTCATCCACCCCGGTTATCAGTTCCGGGTTGTCAGCGGGCTACTGACGAACTTCCACCTGCCCGAGTCCACGCTGCTGATGCTGGTAAGCGCGTTTGCAGGGCGCGAGTTTGTTCTGAACGCATACCGCCATGCGGTCCGCGAGCGATATCGTTTCTTCTCCTATGGAGATTGCATGCTTCTTCTCTGA
- the recG gene encoding ATP-dependent DNA helicase RecG, translated as MTDLSTPIKYVKRVGERVAEALARRGVETVEDLLYHLPFRYEDRLNPLSIRELKAGAMASIIGEVRGSALLRTRSMPIFEMTIGQGLDTVKCIWFHGSYLQDKFHTGQMVAVYGKLESSRSTAGKFKIIQPQFEILPAANSKEAEFVSLEVGRIVPVYEFLGGTTAWGAKLTSRWLRRVIWPLLQELQVEPGHAPETLPGALLQRLKLPNRFDALQRVHFPEAGTPITQLMSAATPAHRRLIFEELFYLELGLELKRRRMRERAGNAFVTGENVRKAIKQVLPFHPTAAQKRVLAEVAADMRKPQPMRRLLQGDVGSGKTIVAMQAALIAIENGFQVAMMAPTEILATQHYLSARKLLGNAISPRSGRPYRVTLLTGSLDAGAKREARARIYRGETDLAIGTHALIEEKVDFHRLGLVVVDEQHRFGVQQRFQLMKKPGADGTPSEPDVLVMTATPIPRTLALTLYGDLETSVIDQLPPGRTPIITRRTSEQRAEEVWAFVRKQVAAGRQAYIVYPVIEGSKDDQPELDFPQDQPVEGKEAEEKEGRASLRAPKKTAAKTSRSKKSGKSEALFPKKPLRAATEMYDQLREGALKGLRLGLLHGRLSADEKEIVMRRFQRGEIDVLIATTVIEVGVDVPNASVMVIEHAERFGLAQMHQLRGRVGRGSAKSYCILMTGDRVSEEAEARLDSMVSTQNGFELAELDLQQRGPGEFFGTRQAGMPEFRVANLLRDRSLLELAKTEAAKFVEISDPEISREERDAVWERLKQQWQRRYGLVEA; from the coding sequence GTGACAGACCTGTCGACCCCGATTAAATATGTAAAGCGCGTAGGCGAGCGTGTAGCAGAGGCGCTGGCCAGACGCGGGGTCGAGACTGTAGAGGACCTGCTCTACCATCTTCCCTTCCGATATGAAGACCGCCTGAACCCGCTCTCCATCCGCGAGCTGAAAGCCGGGGCGATGGCTTCGATCATCGGCGAAGTCCGCGGATCGGCACTGTTGCGGACCCGATCGATGCCGATCTTCGAGATGACGATCGGACAGGGTCTGGATACCGTAAAGTGCATCTGGTTTCACGGCAGCTACCTGCAGGACAAATTCCACACCGGCCAGATGGTGGCGGTCTATGGAAAGCTCGAAAGCTCGCGAAGCACCGCCGGCAAATTCAAAATCATCCAGCCTCAGTTCGAGATTCTGCCGGCGGCCAATTCAAAAGAGGCGGAGTTTGTCTCTCTCGAGGTCGGGCGCATCGTGCCCGTCTATGAATTCCTGGGTGGAACAACCGCGTGGGGAGCGAAGCTGACCTCGCGCTGGCTGCGCCGCGTCATCTGGCCTCTCCTTCAGGAGCTGCAGGTGGAACCTGGCCACGCCCCTGAGACGCTGCCGGGCGCACTTCTCCAACGGCTCAAGCTACCCAATCGATTCGATGCACTCCAGCGCGTTCACTTCCCTGAAGCAGGGACTCCGATCACGCAGCTGATGTCGGCGGCCACTCCGGCGCACCGCCGTCTCATCTTCGAAGAGCTGTTTTACCTGGAGCTTGGTCTGGAGCTGAAGCGCCGCCGCATGCGCGAGCGGGCAGGCAATGCATTCGTTACCGGCGAAAACGTTCGCAAAGCCATTAAGCAGGTTCTCCCCTTCCATCCCACGGCGGCGCAGAAGCGCGTCCTGGCAGAGGTGGCCGCCGATATGCGAAAGCCACAGCCCATGCGCAGGCTTCTGCAAGGCGATGTAGGCTCCGGCAAGACCATCGTCGCCATGCAGGCCGCGCTGATTGCGATCGAGAACGGCTTCCAGGTGGCAATGATGGCGCCGACCGAGATCCTTGCCACCCAGCATTACCTCTCTGCGCGCAAGCTCCTTGGTAACGCAATCTCCCCTCGATCAGGACGGCCCTACCGCGTCACTCTGCTTACCGGCTCGCTCGATGCGGGCGCAAAGCGCGAGGCGCGGGCAAGAATCTATCGCGGAGAAACCGATCTTGCTATCGGCACTCACGCGCTAATCGAGGAGAAGGTTGACTTTCATCGCCTCGGCCTGGTCGTGGTCGACGAGCAGCACCGCTTCGGCGTGCAACAGCGCTTCCAGTTGATGAAAAAGCCCGGAGCTGACGGCACGCCCTCGGAACCAGACGTTCTGGTGATGACGGCAACGCCAATTCCTCGGACCCTGGCTCTCACCCTTTATGGCGACCTTGAGACCAGCGTTATCGACCAGCTTCCGCCGGGAAGAACCCCCATCATCACCCGCAGGACGAGCGAGCAACGCGCCGAGGAAGTATGGGCGTTTGTGCGCAAGCAGGTCGCAGCAGGAAGGCAGGCATACATCGTCTACCCGGTGATCGAGGGTAGCAAGGACGACCAGCCGGAGCTCGACTTTCCGCAGGACCAGCCCGTCGAGGGGAAGGAAGCCGAGGAGAAAGAAGGCCGCGCCTCTCTCCGTGCCCCGAAGAAGACTGCAGCCAAAACCAGCCGCTCGAAAAAAAGCGGCAAGTCCGAGGCGCTCTTCCCGAAGAAGCCTCTGCGCGCGGCTACCGAGATGTACGATCAGCTTCGCGAGGGCGCGCTGAAGGGACTTCGCCTCGGTCTGCTCCACGGGCGCCTCAGCGCCGATGAAAAAGAGATCGTGATGCGGCGTTTCCAGCGTGGCGAGATCGATGTCCTGATCGCGACCACGGTCATCGAAGTAGGCGTAGATGTACCCAACGCATCCGTCATGGTCATCGAGCACGCTGAGCGCTTTGGGCTGGCGCAGATGCATCAGCTTCGTGGGCGCGTCGGTCGCGGCTCCGCAAAGAGTTACTGCATCCTGATGACGGGCGACAGGGTGAGCGAAGAGGCTGAGGCCAGACTGGACTCAATGGTTTCTACCCAGAACGGCTTTGAGCTGGCGGAGCTTGACCTGCAGCAGCGCGGCCCCGGAGAGTTCTTCGGAACGCGCCAGGCGGGCATGCCGGAGTTTCGGGTTGCGAATCTCCTGCGCGATCGCTCGCTGCTGGAACTGGCCAAAACCGAGGCCGCAAAGTTCGTCGAGATCTCCGACCCGGAGATCTCGCGCGAAGAGCGCGATGCGGTGTGGGAGCGACTGAAGCAGCAATGGCAGCGGCGCTACGGCCTTGTTGAAGCCTGA
- a CDS encoding ester cyclase, producing the protein MTFLEKWFEEVWNQGRTEAIDAMMAPEARTHGLEHPDGTAVDGSGAFKAFHKQLCSSFSEIHVDVTHTISGEDLTAACCVVTALHTGDGLGVPATGKKVTFTGMCMVRLQDGRAVEAWNNFDLNSMYQQLQ; encoded by the coding sequence GTGACATTTTTAGAGAAGTGGTTTGAAGAAGTCTGGAATCAGGGTCGCACAGAGGCGATCGACGCGATGATGGCGCCGGAAGCCAGAACGCATGGGCTGGAACATCCGGATGGTACAGCGGTGGATGGAAGCGGAGCGTTTAAGGCCTTTCATAAACAGCTCTGTTCCAGCTTTTCGGAGATTCATGTCGACGTGACTCATACGATCTCGGGGGAGGATCTGACGGCCGCCTGCTGTGTCGTGACTGCATTGCATACCGGCGATGGGCTGGGAGTACCCGCTACCGGGAAGAAGGTGACCTTTACCGGGATGTGCATGGTGCGGCTGCAGGACGGGAGAGCGGTTGAGGCCTGGAATAACTTCGACCTGAATTCGATGTATCAGCAGTTGCAATAA
- a CDS encoding lysophospholipid acyltransferase family protein, which produces MAPNYTFKQRLILAVVPPLAYMIICLLGVTLRYEDVSEEGAEPAYHTPPPLIYALWHRCLLACAWRFRNGDIHILISQSFDGELIARTVRRLGFVPVRGSSSRDGAVGLRNLQRAYLAGNYCAFTADGPRGPAQVAKPGVTQLAQVVNATVGAIYLHPERAWTLRSWDRFLIPKPFSRVTVGWAAPAPAEREAVQSALDRAVQIAQGPHNHSGRV; this is translated from the coding sequence GTGGCTCCGAATTACACATTCAAGCAGCGGCTTATCCTGGCGGTCGTTCCGCCGCTGGCCTATATGATCATCTGCCTGCTGGGAGTGACGCTGCGCTATGAAGACGTAAGCGAGGAGGGAGCGGAGCCTGCCTATCACACACCTCCGCCGCTTATCTACGCACTGTGGCATCGTTGTCTTCTGGCATGCGCATGGCGCTTCCGCAATGGAGACATCCATATCCTGATCAGTCAGAGCTTCGATGGAGAACTGATCGCCCGCACCGTTCGAAGACTGGGCTTCGTGCCAGTGCGCGGATCCAGCTCGCGCGACGGCGCCGTTGGCCTGCGGAACCTGCAGCGGGCGTATCTCGCCGGAAACTATTGCGCTTTTACGGCGGATGGCCCCAGGGGCCCGGCACAGGTTGCCAAGCCCGGCGTGACTCAACTGGCCCAGGTGGTGAACGCTACGGTGGGTGCGATCTATCTTCATCCGGAGCGGGCGTGGACGCTTCGATCGTGGGATCGTTTCCTGATCCCCAAGCCATTCTCGCGGGTCACGGTTGGCTGGGCCGCGCCTGCTCCTGCGGAACGAGAGGCCGTGCAGTCTGCTCTTGACCGCGCAGTACAGATCGCGCAGGGGCCGCACAATCACAGCGGCCGAGTATGA
- a CDS encoding polysaccharide deacetylase family protein, producing the protein MSKRELAATLLKRSGALALFETLRSKPGILVVNHHRVGDASTTRFDRDVFSASADGFEMQLKYFKRYFPIVAGEELEELVSGKKPLTRTYISITFDDGYINDYCVSYPILKSHNCAGTFFLVPEYVGTHTVPWWDEIAYLVRNSPHSQLDLTVPVPVTISLQGDREDAIRSVLRHYKRPDNHDGEDFMRELREQAGCVVPATGRRFINWQEAHEMKAAGMAIGSHTQTHRILGQMTPEAQEWELRESKKNIEASIAAPVRSIAYPVGIRGAFTPDTERIARSLGYTMCFSFYGGVNTAAHMQSTNLLRMATNRDPLLFRAETVLLSRFGRLPY; encoded by the coding sequence ATGTCGAAGCGAGAGCTGGCAGCAACACTGCTAAAGAGATCGGGCGCCTTAGCGTTGTTTGAGACCCTGCGCTCGAAGCCGGGAATCCTTGTGGTCAACCATCATCGTGTGGGGGACGCATCGACCACACGTTTTGACCGCGACGTATTCAGCGCATCGGCTGATGGCTTCGAGATGCAACTGAAGTACTTCAAACGCTACTTTCCCATCGTCGCGGGCGAAGAACTGGAGGAGTTGGTCTCAGGCAAAAAACCTCTCACCCGAACCTATATCTCGATTACATTCGACGACGGATACATCAACGATTACTGCGTGTCCTATCCGATCCTGAAGTCCCACAACTGCGCTGGAACTTTCTTTCTAGTGCCGGAGTACGTGGGGACTCATACGGTTCCATGGTGGGACGAGATCGCTTACCTGGTGCGCAACTCACCGCATTCGCAGCTCGATCTCACGGTTCCGGTCCCGGTCACGATCAGCCTTCAGGGCGATCGTGAGGATGCGATTCGAAGCGTGCTGCGTCACTACAAGCGCCCTGACAATCACGATGGCGAAGACTTCATGAGGGAGCTTCGCGAGCAGGCAGGATGCGTGGTTCCTGCAACCGGCCGGAGGTTCATCAACTGGCAGGAAGCCCACGAGATGAAGGCCGCGGGAATGGCAATTGGGTCGCACACGCAGACGCATCGCATCCTGGGACAGATGACCCCGGAGGCGCAGGAGTGGGAGCTTCGCGAATCCAAAAAGAACATTGAAGCCAGTATTGCCGCGCCCGTGCGAAGCATCGCCTACCCAGTAGGGATTCGTGGAGCCTTTACTCCGGATACGGAGAGGATCGCGCGATCGCTTGGTTATACGATGTGTTTTTCCTTCTACGGAGGAGTCAACACGGCCGCGCATATGCAGTCGACCAACCTTCTACGGATGGCGACCAATCGTGATCCCCTGCTGTTTCGAGCCGAGACGGTCCTTCTTTCGAGATTTGGAAGACTGCCCTACTAG
- a CDS encoding ABC transporter permease, translating into MRNIWLIAKREYLERVRTRAFLISTLLIPLLMGGGIVVSVRGTSKTKSTSRITIVSRDQLLAMDLQKELEHSKGSEMTVDVISPGNSTTKATLDSMLADRQIDGYLWITPGAHPNERPTFSYTPRSAGDIATKSAITTALRTVLMREQLAHDGMVANEVDSLMEPVKVDTTQAGKNADTTSSFVAIYVLFFLMYMVILLYGMNVARSIIEEKTSRVFEILLATITPEEMMAGKVIGVGSVGLTQVAVWLLTAILLTSGSWLQAVAGQSAHISLSAAQIVYFVVFFLLGYLLYSSIAAALGAMVNSEQELQQLNMFLVMPLAGCMFALGPVISNPSSPISRVISLIPFCTPLIMYLRISLAPPPAWEVALSIFLMVVTIYGILWCASRIYRVGILMYGKRPNFSEIMRWLKYS; encoded by the coding sequence ATGCGTAATATCTGGCTGATTGCAAAGCGCGAGTACCTGGAGCGGGTCCGCACCAGGGCTTTTCTCATCTCCACCCTGCTCATCCCGCTGTTGATGGGAGGCGGAATTGTGGTTTCGGTCCGGGGTACAAGCAAGACGAAATCGACTTCCCGCATCACGATCGTCTCTCGCGATCAGTTACTGGCGATGGATCTGCAAAAGGAACTGGAGCACAGCAAAGGGAGCGAGATGACGGTCGACGTCATCTCCCCGGGCAACAGCACGACGAAAGCAACGCTGGATTCGATGCTGGCTGACAGGCAGATCGACGGCTACCTGTGGATTACTCCCGGCGCACACCCGAACGAGCGTCCGACGTTTTCGTATACTCCGCGCTCTGCAGGGGATATCGCCACCAAGTCCGCGATTACAACCGCGCTGCGTACGGTTCTGATGCGGGAGCAGCTGGCGCACGACGGAATGGTCGCCAACGAGGTCGACTCGCTGATGGAGCCGGTGAAGGTCGATACCACACAGGCCGGAAAGAATGCCGACACCACCTCCAGCTTCGTTGCCATCTATGTGCTGTTCTTCCTCATGTACATGGTGATCCTTCTCTATGGGATGAACGTTGCCCGTTCCATCATTGAGGAGAAGACCTCCCGCGTCTTCGAGATTCTGCTGGCGACCATCACGCCGGAAGAGATGATGGCCGGCAAGGTGATCGGCGTGGGTTCGGTCGGGCTTACCCAGGTGGCGGTGTGGCTGCTGACGGCGATTCTGCTCACGAGCGGATCGTGGCTACAGGCAGTCGCGGGCCAGAGCGCCCACATCTCGCTGAGCGCGGCGCAGATCGTCTATTTTGTCGTCTTCTTTCTGCTTGGCTATCTCCTCTACTCCTCGATCGCGGCTGCCCTGGGAGCGATGGTCAACTCCGAACAGGAGCTGCAGCAGCTCAACATGTTTCTTGTTATGCCTCTGGCGGGTTGCATGTTTGCGCTGGGACCGGTGATCAGCAATCCCAGCAGCCCGATTTCGCGGGTGATCTCCCTTATCCCCTTCTGCACTCCGTTGATCATGTATCTGCGGATCTCACTGGCTCCTCCGCCGGCGTGGGAGGTCGCTCTCTCCATCTTTCTGATGGTGGTTACAATCTACGGCATTCTCTGGTGCGCCAGTCGCATCTACCGGGTCGGGATTCTGATGTATGGCAAGCGGCCAAACTTCTCCGAGATCATGCGATGGCTCAAATATAGCTAG